The following proteins come from a genomic window of Labeo rohita strain BAU-BD-2019 unplaced genomic scaffold, IGBB_LRoh.1.0 scaffold_223, whole genome shotgun sequence:
- the LOC127159511 gene encoding uncharacterized protein LOC127159511, which yields MLRRNARLIPTTEKGGLATPLRTDNEFKSLLGEHMDSIVTESVRLDLTKKFGIDPEKVWSIEECKKVLGACIRKKNIKGIICCHREFTLSLAQEQAQCIAKLKEQNKQLQTRVSCLTKKVGHNKASTKSDSKDQQSDESYPDLQSLCRLEDNSNTGLRDKNVNAVEVRGARKGAQSRVEGVETVPSATPRLQLQAVHTALGPKDIERLSQSLPSACTNFSEFRRALTSKMRLYDMSLAEVTQLMSQILTESEFNSFESAVTSELQHASKADLREGVSKILKNIVGPKIDWSRITNCVQRKEETVNEYSERFCQTAVTYSGIVDNSESVLDDKGPLVRIWSDGLVAEYRKALTFLDLTWSNKTLRSNLDMLAIWERDSDVKARVKIAAASFQVNTKNQQKRKCPKREASCHYCGKPGHWMKECRKNKKYVREMNAVNQLLLSLLATLKQTLPTTPNSWGSLLRC from the coding sequence atgttgaGAAGGAATGCTAGGTTGATTCCCACAACTGAGAAAGGTGGACTAGCTACCCCTTTACGGACAGACAATGAGTTCAAATCATTGTTAGGAGAGCACATGGACTCAATAGTGACAGAGTCAGTCAGATTGGATTTAACAAAGAAATTTGGTATTGATCCAGAAAAAGTATGGTCAATTGAAGAATGCAAAAAGGTACTTGGAGCATgtatcagaaagaaaaacattaaaggcattATCTGCTGCCACAGAGAGTTTACTTTATCCTTAGCACAAGAACAAGCTCAGTGTATTGCTaagttaaaagaacaaaacaaacaactacaAACTAGAGTGTCCTGTCTCACTAAAAAGGTGGGCCATAACAAGGCCTCAACCAAAAGTGATTCAAAAGACCAACAGTCAGATGAAAGCTATCCTGACTTACAGTCTTTGTGTAGACTAGAGGACAATAGCAATACTGGATTAagagataaaaatgtaaatgcagttgAAGTACGTGGAGCGAGAAAAGGGGCTCAGAGTAGGGTAGAAGGTGTTGAAACTGTTCCATCTGCAACCCCCAGACTCCAGTTACAAGCAGTCCATACAGCGCTAGGACCTAAAGATATAGAGAGACTATCCCAGAGCTTACCCTCAGCATGCacaaatttttctgaatttagaaGAGCATTGACTAGCAAAATGCGTCTCTACGACATGTCGTTAGCAGAAGTCACACAGCTGATGTCACAAATtctaactgaatctgaattcaacagttttgagtctgctgttacttctgaactacaacatgccagtaaagcGGATTTGAGAGAAGGTGTTTCGAAAATTCTAAAGAATATCGTGGGACCCAAAATAGACTGGTCCAGAATCACTAACTGTGTGCAAAGGAAAGAAGAAACTGTGAATGAATACAGTGAAAGGTTCTGCCAGACAGCTGTAACTTACAGTGGAATAGTTGATAATTCTGAAAGTGTGCTAGATGACAAGGGACCCTTAGTCCGCATCTGGTCAGATGGTCTTGTAGCTGAGTACAGAAAAGCCTTGACATTCCTAGATCTAACTTGGTCTAACAAAACTCTCAGAAGTAACCTAGACATGTTAGCTATTTGGGAAAGAGACTCTGATGTTAAAGCAAGAGTAAAGATTGCAGCAGCATCCTTTCAGGTCAACACAAAGAACCAACAGAAACGAAAATGTCCTAAGAGGGAGGCCAGTTGTCATTACTGTGGTAAACCTGGACACTGGATGAAAGAgtgtaggaaaaacaaaaagtatgtaAGAGAAATGAACGCTGTAAATCAGCTCTTACTCAGTCTGCTTGCAACTCTGAAGCAGACCCTCCCCACTACACCAAACTCGTGGGGCAGCTTGCTGAGGTGCTAA